In one window of Mesorhizobium sp. B2-1-1 DNA:
- a CDS encoding ribokinase: MIIVVGSINLDLIANVDRLPSPGETVSGSGFATAPGGKGANQALAAARAGAKVRMVGAVGKDSFAGEALALLRQAKVDLSGVGETFASTGTALIMVGDDGENIIAVVPGANASVLPGDLSKAFPGKGDVMLLQHEIPLATVEAALDQASAAGAVTVLNTAPFHRDAAGLLGKADYVVANETEFDLYGEVLSLSGRDRAARMRDFAGKTGRTIVVTLGGDGVMAATPTDSLTVPALKITPVDTVGAGDTFCGYFAAGLSSGLPLEQALARAGAAGSLACLKPGAQPAIPLAADVDQALLKSR; this comes from the coding sequence TTGATCATCGTCGTCGGCTCGATCAATCTCGACCTTATCGCCAATGTCGACCGCTTGCCGAGCCCTGGCGAGACGGTGAGCGGCTCCGGTTTCGCCACCGCGCCCGGTGGCAAGGGCGCCAACCAGGCGTTGGCCGCCGCGCGCGCCGGCGCCAAGGTGCGCATGGTGGGAGCCGTCGGCAAGGATAGTTTCGCCGGCGAGGCCCTGGCGCTGCTGCGCCAGGCCAAGGTGGATCTGTCTGGCGTGGGCGAAACTTTTGCCTCGACGGGCACCGCGCTGATCATGGTCGGCGACGATGGCGAGAACATTATCGCCGTGGTGCCGGGTGCCAACGCCTCGGTGCTGCCCGGCGACCTGTCCAAGGCCTTCCCCGGAAAAGGCGATGTCATGCTCCTGCAACACGAGATCCCGCTTGCGACCGTCGAAGCCGCGCTCGATCAGGCAAGTGCGGCCGGTGCCGTCACCGTGCTCAACACCGCACCCTTCCATCGCGACGCGGCCGGCTTGCTCGGCAAGGCCGACTATGTCGTCGCCAACGAGACCGAGTTCGACCTGTATGGCGAGGTGCTGTCGCTGAGCGGGCGCGACCGCGCGGCACGGATGCGCGACTTTGCCGGGAAAACCGGCCGCACCATCGTCGTCACGCTCGGCGGCGACGGCGTGATGGCGGCGACGCCGACCGATTCCCTGACGGTGCCCGCATTGAAGATCACCCCGGTCGACACGGTTGGTGCAGGCGACACCTTTTGCGGCTATTTCGCCGCCGGCCTGTCGTCGGGCCTGCCCCTCGAACAGGCGCTCGCCCGGGCCGGCGCGGCCGGCTCGCTGGCATGCCTGAAGCCGGGCGCCCAGCCGGCGATCCCGTTGGCCGCCGATGTCGACCAGGCACTCCTGAAATCCCGCTGA
- a CDS encoding methylated-DNA--[protein]-cysteine S-methyltransferase, whose product MSTQTAVLKKDITPEGNDYEIVRRAIEKISLDYRDQPSLEELAEEVGETPTGLQKLFTRWAGLSPKAFLQAVTLDHARRLLDSGMPLLETSFELGMSGPGRLHDLFVTHEAMSPGDYKTRGAGLTIRYGYHTSPFGTALIMATDRGLAGLAFSDPGEERAAFADMSSRWPNAVYVEDMVATGPYAARIFDPTLWRPDQPLHVVMIGTDFQVRVWEALLQIPMGKARTYSSIAASIGAPSASRAVGAANGANPLSFVVPCHRAIGKSGDLTGYHWGLTRKRAILGWEAGQVTS is encoded by the coding sequence ATGAGCACCCAGACAGCAGTCCTCAAGAAGGACATCACGCCCGAAGGCAACGACTACGAAATCGTGCGCCGCGCCATCGAGAAGATCAGCCTCGACTATCGCGACCAGCCTTCTCTCGAGGAGCTTGCAGAGGAGGTCGGCGAGACGCCGACCGGCCTGCAGAAGCTGTTCACACGCTGGGCAGGCCTGTCGCCCAAAGCATTCCTGCAGGCGGTGACGCTGGACCATGCCCGCAGGCTGCTCGATTCCGGCATGCCGCTGCTCGAAACCTCGTTCGAGCTCGGCATGTCCGGCCCCGGCCGGCTGCACGACCTGTTCGTCACCCATGAGGCGATGTCGCCGGGCGACTACAAGACGCGCGGCGCCGGGCTCACCATCCGCTATGGCTATCATACCTCGCCATTCGGCACTGCCCTGATCATGGCCACCGACCGCGGGCTTGCCGGCCTCGCCTTCAGCGATCCGGGCGAGGAACGCGCCGCTTTCGCCGATATGTCCAGCCGCTGGCCGAATGCCGTCTATGTCGAGGATATGGTCGCGACCGGTCCCTACGCCGCGCGTATCTTCGACCCGACGCTGTGGCGCCCGGACCAGCCGCTGCATGTCGTGATGATCGGCACCGACTTCCAGGTTCGCGTCTGGGAGGCCTTGCTCCAGATTCCGATGGGCAAGGCTCGCACCTATTCCTCGATTGCCGCCAGCATCGGCGCGCCGAGCGCCAGCCGCGCCGTCGGCGCCGCCAACGGCGCCAACCCGCTCTCCTTCGTGGTGCCTTGCCACCGCGCCATCGGCAAATCCGGCGACCTCACCGGCTACCACTGGGGCCTGACCCGCAAGCGCGCCATTCTGGGCTGGGAGGCGGGACAGGTCACCTCTTGA
- a CDS encoding class I SAM-dependent methyltransferase: protein MAGEKVNLAGAKETLLMTLYGKALESRMPHSLLGDRFADEAVRKIDYDFSRLKVDSNLGIGLAIRAKTLDVRVEEFLARNPDAIVLHLGCGLDTRIFRVNPPPGVDWFDVDYPEVIELRRKLYPPRDRYRLIASSVTEPDWLAEVPRNRPAIVVAEGLTPYLPAEEGFRLFSRLVIHLAGGDLIFDAYSGFGLKLLRLNPAIRATGAEVHWAIEDPHELELAVPKLRFIEDIPAYGPEHAARMGWPAQLFVRLWKYIPALRKIGRLLRYRF, encoded by the coding sequence ATGGCGGGTGAAAAGGTAAATCTCGCCGGCGCGAAAGAAACCTTGCTGATGACGCTCTACGGCAAGGCGCTGGAAAGCCGGATGCCCCATTCGCTGCTTGGGGATCGTTTCGCCGACGAGGCGGTGCGTAAGATCGACTATGATTTCTCAAGACTCAAGGTCGACAGCAATCTCGGCATCGGCCTGGCGATCAGGGCAAAGACGCTGGACGTCCGCGTCGAGGAGTTTCTGGCCAGAAATCCTGATGCCATCGTGCTGCATCTGGGGTGCGGGCTCGACACGCGCATCTTCCGGGTCAATCCGCCACCAGGCGTCGACTGGTTCGATGTCGACTATCCGGAAGTCATTGAACTCAGGCGCAAGCTTTACCCGCCGCGCGACCGCTATCGCCTCATCGCTTCGTCGGTAACAGAGCCGGACTGGCTGGCTGAAGTGCCCCGGAACCGACCGGCCATCGTGGTGGCGGAGGGGCTGACGCCCTATCTCCCGGCCGAGGAAGGGTTCCGCCTGTTCTCGCGCCTGGTGATACATCTTGCCGGCGGCGACCTGATTTTCGACGCTTACAGCGGTTTCGGCCTGAAGCTGCTGCGCCTCAATCCGGCGATCAGGGCGACAGGCGCCGAGGTCCACTGGGCGATCGAGGATCCGCACGAACTGGAACTGGCTGTCCCGAAGCTCCGATTCATCGAAGACATCCCGGCCTATGGACCTGAACACGCCGCCCGCATGGGCTGGCCCGCGCAGCTGTTCGTTCGGCTTTGGAAATACATTCCCGCACTGCGCAAGATCGGCAGGCTTTTGCGCTATCGCTTCTGA
- a CDS encoding DUF2244 domain-containing protein has translation MNDTNASFQADEPFFSALLTPHRSLGKTGFAVLMVALLFGWLVTGAFFLSRGAWPVFGFFGLDVVAVYIAFRMNYRAARAREEVSISRTSLDIRKTAPSGKSEAHRFNPFWARFSVARHAEIGITRMAVEAQGQNVAIGGFLDPDSRESFATAFSRALATAKAR, from the coding sequence ATGAACGACACAAATGCCTCGTTCCAGGCGGACGAACCCTTCTTCAGCGCCTTGCTGACCCCGCACCGGTCGCTGGGCAAGACCGGCTTCGCCGTGCTGATGGTCGCGCTGCTGTTCGGCTGGCTGGTGACCGGGGCTTTTTTCCTGTCGCGCGGCGCCTGGCCGGTTTTCGGCTTCTTCGGTCTGGACGTTGTCGCCGTCTACATTGCCTTCCGCATGAACTACCGTGCCGCCCGCGCCCGCGAGGAGGTGTCGATCTCGCGCACCAGCCTCGATATCCGCAAGACCGCGCCGTCGGGAAAATCGGAAGCGCACCGCTTCAACCCGTTCTGGGCGCGCTTTTCGGTCGCCCGTCACGCCGAAATCGGCATCACCCGGATGGCGGTCGAGGCGCAGGGACAAAACGTGGCGATCGGCGGCTTTCTCGACCCCGATTCCCGCGAAAGCTTCGCCACCGCCTTTTCACGTGCGCTCGCCACCGCCAAGGCGCGCTAG
- the nth gene encoding endonuclease III has product MASPKSKVPAQSEKKPLPGPRDGSNAKPSPRPARSRTLYSPAEVHEIFRRFAVQRPEPKGELEHVNPFTLLVAVVLSAQATDAGVNKATRALFKIADTPRKMLDLGEARVGDYIRTIGLWRNKAKNVIALSQALIRDHGGEVPDSRDELVKLPGVGRKTANVVLNMAFGQHTMAVDTHIFRIGNRIGLAPGKTPDQVEQGLLKIIPDEYMRHAHHWLILHGRYVCKARKPDCPACVIADLCKAQEKTTSVPAPLVEIAPLEEASGIQ; this is encoded by the coding sequence ATGGCAAGCCCCAAGTCCAAAGTACCCGCACAATCCGAAAAGAAGCCACTGCCTGGACCGCGCGACGGCTCGAACGCCAAGCCCAGCCCCAGGCCGGCCCGATCCAGAACGCTCTACAGTCCGGCGGAGGTGCACGAGATTTTCCGGCGCTTTGCCGTCCAGCGGCCGGAGCCGAAGGGCGAGCTCGAACATGTAAACCCCTTCACCCTGCTGGTGGCCGTCGTGCTGTCGGCGCAGGCGACCGACGCTGGCGTCAACAAGGCGACGCGGGCGCTGTTCAAGATCGCCGATACGCCGCGCAAAATGCTGGATCTGGGTGAGGCCAGGGTCGGCGACTATATCAGGACCATCGGTCTGTGGCGCAACAAGGCCAAGAACGTCATCGCGCTGTCGCAGGCATTGATTCGCGATCATGGTGGCGAGGTGCCGGACAGCCGGGACGAACTGGTCAAATTGCCGGGGGTCGGGCGCAAGACCGCCAATGTCGTGCTCAACATGGCCTTCGGCCAGCACACGATGGCCGTCGACACGCACATCTTCCGCATCGGCAACCGCATAGGACTGGCGCCCGGCAAGACGCCCGACCAGGTCGAGCAGGGGCTGTTGAAGATCATTCCCGACGAATATATGCGCCACGCGCATCACTGGCTGATCCTGCATGGCCGCTACGTCTGCAAGGCGCGCAAGCCGGATTGCCCGGCCTGCGTCATCGCCGACCTCTGCAAGGCGCAGGAAAAGACGACCAGCGTGCCGGCGCCGCTGGTCGAGATCGCTCCGCTCGAGGAAGCGAGCGGAATTCAATAA
- a CDS encoding tripartite tricarboxylate transporter permease has product MELLDNLALGFSTASSLTNLGFCLIGVLLGTLIGVLPGIGATATIAMLLPITFQIGDPVSSLIMLAGIYYGAQYGGSTTAILINMPGESSSAVTAIDGYQMARNGRAGAALAIAAIGSFFAGTVSTFLVAIFAPPLTSIALEFGAAEYFSLMVVGLVSSVALAHGSIVKALAMVVLGLLLGIVGTDIYTGTPRFTLGIPEYADGLNFVAVAVGVFGIAEILRNLENEHERSVMIRKVSGLMPTRDDFRRMAAPIVRGTIIGSALGILPGGGAILAAFASYTVEKRVSKNPEEFGKGAIAGVAGPESANNAGAQTSFIPMLTLGIPANPVMALMIGAMIIQGIVPGPNVATEQPALFWGIIASMWIGNLMLIVLNLPLIGLWVKLLTIPYYVLFPIIMAFCSIGVYSVNTNVYDLYAVAFFGFLGYLLTKLRCEPAPLLLGFVLGPLLEENLRRAMILSRGDPSAFVTRPISAGLLLIALAVLVIVFLPAVKKKREEVFVEES; this is encoded by the coding sequence ATGGAGCTCCTCGACAATCTGGCGCTCGGCTTTTCGACCGCTTCATCGCTGACGAACCTTGGTTTCTGCCTGATCGGCGTCCTTCTTGGCACGCTGATCGGCGTCCTGCCTGGAATTGGCGCCACCGCGACCATCGCCATGCTCTTGCCGATCACCTTTCAGATCGGCGACCCGGTTTCCTCCCTCATCATGCTCGCCGGCATCTATTACGGTGCGCAATATGGCGGCTCGACCACGGCCATTCTCATCAACATGCCCGGCGAATCGTCCTCGGCCGTCACGGCGATCGACGGCTATCAGATGGCCAGGAACGGCCGCGCCGGCGCGGCACTCGCGATCGCGGCGATCGGTTCGTTCTTCGCCGGCACGGTGTCGACCTTCCTCGTCGCCATCTTCGCCCCGCCGCTGACCTCGATCGCGCTGGAGTTCGGCGCGGCCGAATATTTTTCGCTGATGGTCGTCGGCCTCGTCTCGTCGGTCGCGCTTGCGCACGGTTCGATCGTCAAGGCGCTGGCGATGGTCGTGCTCGGTCTGTTGCTCGGCATTGTCGGCACCGATATCTACACCGGCACGCCGCGCTTCACGCTCGGCATCCCCGAATATGCCGACGGGCTGAATTTCGTCGCCGTGGCGGTCGGCGTCTTCGGCATTGCCGAGATCCTGCGCAACCTCGAGAACGAGCATGAGCGCTCGGTAATGATCCGAAAGGTTTCAGGGCTCATGCCCACCCGCGACGACTTCAGGCGCATGGCGGCGCCCATCGTGCGCGGAACGATCATTGGTTCAGCGCTCGGCATCCTGCCGGGAGGCGGCGCGATCCTTGCGGCCTTTGCCTCCTACACGGTCGAGAAGCGCGTATCGAAAAACCCGGAAGAATTCGGCAAGGGCGCGATCGCAGGCGTCGCCGGGCCGGAATCGGCCAACAATGCCGGCGCGCAGACCTCCTTCATCCCCATGCTGACGCTCGGCATTCCAGCCAATCCGGTCATGGCGCTGATGATCGGCGCGATGATCATCCAGGGCATCGTGCCCGGCCCGAATGTCGCGACCGAACAGCCGGCGCTTTTCTGGGGCATCATCGCCTCCATGTGGATCGGCAACCTGATGCTGATCGTCCTGAACCTGCCGCTGATCGGGCTCTGGGTGAAGCTGCTTACGATCCCCTATTACGTGCTTTTCCCGATCATCATGGCGTTCTGCTCGATCGGCGTTTACAGCGTCAACACCAATGTCTACGACCTCTACGCCGTCGCCTTTTTCGGCTTCCTCGGCTATCTCCTGACCAAACTGCGCTGCGAACCCGCGCCCCTGCTGCTCGGCTTCGTGCTTGGCCCCCTGCTTGAGGAAAATCTCCGCCGGGCCATGATTCTGTCGCGTGGCGATCCCAGCGCCTTCGTGACGAGACCGATCAGCGCCGGCCTGCTCCTCATCGCGCTCGCCGTGCTCGTCATCGTCTTCCTGCCCGCGGTCAAGAAGAAGCGCGAAGAGGTGTTTGTGGAGGAGAGTTAA
- a CDS encoding tripartite tricarboxylate transporter TctB family protein, which translates to MKAFAIDRTNGTCAALFIVFGAFFALQSLGLEIGTAFRMGPGYFPLVLAIVLILLGLVILFQAVRFEGDPIGYIAWRGSLFILPAPIFFGLTVRGLGFIPSIFLTALIASFASGRMKPLTAFVLSAGLTLFAFFVFSYALGLPFRRFGPWLPL; encoded by the coding sequence ATGAAGGCTTTCGCAATCGACAGGACGAACGGCACATGCGCTGCGCTGTTCATCGTTTTCGGCGCATTTTTCGCGTTGCAGTCGCTCGGCCTGGAAATCGGCACCGCCTTCCGCATGGGGCCGGGCTATTTCCCGCTGGTGCTGGCGATCGTGCTGATCCTGCTTGGCCTCGTCATCCTCTTCCAGGCGGTGCGATTCGAGGGCGATCCGATCGGCTACATTGCGTGGCGCGGCTCGCTGTTCATCCTTCCCGCTCCGATCTTCTTCGGCCTGACGGTGCGCGGCCTTGGCTTCATTCCGTCAATCTTCCTGACGGCGCTGATCGCATCGTTCGCCAGCGGCCGCATGAAACCGCTGACCGCGTTCGTGCTGTCGGCTGGCCTGACCCTGTTTGCATTTTTCGTCTTCAGCTACGCACTCGGCCTTCCGTTCCGACGCTTTGGCCCATGGCTGCCATTGTGA
- a CDS encoding tripartite tricarboxylate transporter substrate-binding protein: MRRFVAALAAAVAVTLYPVAAGAQTYPERTITVVVPFAAGGPTDTVTRLVAEAMSKDLGQQVIVENVGGAGGTLGAGRVAKAEPDGYTLLLHHIGMATSATLYRKLAYDTLNAFEYVGLVTEVPMTIVGRKDLEPADLKGLVEYAKANKDSVTVANAGIGAASHLCGMLFMSAIKTPLVTVPYKGTGPAMTDLLGGQVDIMCDQTTNTTKQIQGGTIKAYAVTSPERLDVLPDVPTTTEAGLPDVQVSIWHGLYAPKGTPAEITERLSKSLQVALKDENVAARFAELGTRPSPQADATPAALKAKLENEIARWKPIIEAAGQYAD, encoded by the coding sequence ATGAGAAGATTTGTCGCCGCTCTGGCTGCCGCCGTGGCCGTCACGCTTTATCCGGTCGCCGCAGGCGCGCAAACCTATCCCGAACGCACCATCACCGTCGTGGTGCCGTTTGCGGCCGGCGGCCCGACCGACACGGTCACGCGTCTTGTCGCGGAAGCCATGTCCAAGGATCTCGGCCAGCAGGTCATCGTCGAGAATGTCGGCGGCGCCGGTGGCACGCTGGGCGCTGGCCGCGTCGCGAAGGCCGAGCCGGACGGTTACACCCTGCTCCTCCATCACATCGGCATGGCCACCAGTGCCACACTCTACCGAAAGCTCGCCTACGACACGCTGAACGCCTTCGAATATGTCGGCCTCGTCACCGAGGTGCCAATGACCATCGTTGGCCGAAAGGACCTCGAGCCGGCCGATTTGAAGGGATTGGTCGAGTATGCCAAGGCCAACAAGGATAGCGTCACCGTAGCCAATGCCGGCATAGGTGCTGCCTCGCATCTCTGCGGCATGCTGTTCATGAGCGCTATCAAGACGCCGCTGGTCACCGTCCCCTACAAGGGCACCGGCCCGGCCATGACCGATCTCCTCGGGGGCCAGGTCGACATCATGTGCGACCAGACGACCAACACCACCAAGCAGATCCAGGGCGGCACGATCAAGGCTTACGCCGTCACCTCGCCGGAGCGCCTCGATGTGCTGCCCGATGTCCCGACGACGACGGAAGCCGGCCTTCCCGACGTGCAGGTCAGCATCTGGCACGGTCTTTATGCCCCCAAGGGCACTCCGGCGGAGATCACCGAACGGCTGTCGAAATCCCTGCAGGTCGCGCTGAAGGACGAGAACGTCGCCGCCCGCTTCGCCGAGCTCGGCACCAGGCCGTCGCCGCAGGCCGACGCGACGCCGGCCGCGCTGAAGGCCAAGCTGGAAAACGAGATCGCGCGCTGGAAGCCGATCATCGAAGCCGCCGGCCAATACGCCGACTGA
- a CDS encoding GNAT family N-acetyltransferase, which produces MNHHDTSGVPVIETTRAILRAHRLEDFDAYVAMWADPVVTRFIGGRPRTREESWMRFLRHAGLWSLLGYGFWAIEDKATGRFVGEAGFHDLKRDMEPPIEGIPEAGWALAPAAHGAGLATEIVSRVLGWGDETFGRGKTVCIIDPENTASLNVATKCGYREVARTIYHETPTILLERLA; this is translated from the coding sequence ATGAACCATCACGACACAAGCGGCGTTCCGGTTATTGAAACGACGCGCGCCATCCTGCGAGCGCACCGGCTGGAGGATTTCGACGCCTATGTCGCCATGTGGGCCGATCCGGTCGTCACCCGCTTCATCGGCGGCAGGCCGCGCACGCGAGAAGAGAGCTGGATGCGCTTCCTGCGTCACGCCGGGCTCTGGTCGCTGCTCGGCTACGGTTTCTGGGCGATCGAGGACAAGGCGACGGGCCGTTTCGTCGGTGAGGCCGGGTTTCACGACCTCAAGCGCGATATGGAGCCGCCGATAGAGGGCATTCCGGAGGCCGGGTGGGCGCTCGCTCCGGCCGCCCACGGCGCCGGCCTCGCCACCGAGATCGTCAGCCGCGTGCTTGGCTGGGGCGACGAGACCTTCGGACGTGGCAAAACCGTCTGCATCATCGACCCCGAAAACACCGCTTCCTTGAACGTGGCGACGAAGTGCGGCTACCGGGAGGTGGCGCGGACCATCTATCACGAAACCCCGACCATCCTGCTGGAGCGGTTGGCCTGA
- a CDS encoding IclR family transcriptional regulator — protein MNSAGKPAGIEIRSASADGVAALDRAIAILDAFTTADRSLSLSEIAARTGLYKSTILRLANSLLRGQLLERLDDGRYRIGPASFRLGALYQRSVVAVDILLPIMRDLCELSWESVAFYVRSGDVRTCLYRVESKHPIRYTIREGDVLPLLVGSGGRVLAAFSGQPGEPYETIRKTCNCLAIGDRDPQTAGVSAPVFGPGRVLLGALTLAGPSTRVDAAFLRRMRRPLLEAAARATRAFGEDASMLDEAAREAAVQTDNASPGAVIRSRRRSRIISTPLRNDR, from the coding sequence ATGAATTCGGCAGGCAAACCAGCTGGCATCGAAATCCGGAGCGCGTCAGCCGACGGTGTTGCCGCGCTTGACCGGGCCATTGCCATCCTCGATGCATTCACCACGGCGGACCGCTCGCTCAGCCTTTCCGAGATCGCGGCCCGAACCGGCCTCTATAAGAGCACCATTCTGCGGCTGGCCAATTCGCTTTTGCGCGGACAATTGCTGGAGCGCCTGGACGACGGACGCTACCGCATCGGACCGGCCAGCTTCCGGCTCGGCGCGCTCTATCAGCGGTCGGTCGTGGCGGTCGACATCCTGCTGCCGATCATGCGCGATCTCTGCGAGCTAAGCTGGGAAAGCGTTGCGTTCTATGTCCGGTCGGGAGACGTGCGCACCTGTCTCTATCGCGTCGAGTCCAAGCATCCTATCCGCTATACGATCCGCGAGGGTGACGTCCTGCCGTTGCTGGTGGGCTCCGGCGGGCGTGTGCTGGCGGCGTTTTCCGGACAACCGGGCGAACCCTACGAAACCATCCGCAAGACCTGCAACTGCCTCGCCATCGGCGACCGCGACCCGCAGACGGCGGGCGTCTCGGCGCCGGTGTTCGGGCCTGGGCGGGTTCTGCTCGGCGCCTTGACCCTGGCCGGCCCGAGCACACGCGTCGACGCGGCCTTCCTGCGGCGCATGCGGCGGCCGCTGCTCGAGGCGGCGGCCCGCGCCACCCGCGCCTTCGGCGAGGATGCCTCGATGCTCGATGAAGCGGCTCGCGAAGCCGCGGTGCAAACGGATAATGCCAGTCCCGGCGCGGTTATCAGGAGCAGACGGCGTTCTCGGATCATTTCGACGCCCTTGCGGAACGACCGCTAA
- a CDS encoding Bug family tripartite tricarboxylate transporter substrate binding protein, which produces MLNRRKFLMSTAAAGAAGLVASRLSPALAQGTPQIQIFVPAAPGGGWDQTARTMDQVLRSEKLISGSQITNVGGAGGTVGLPQFISQWNGKGNSLMVGGMVMVGAIIANKAANNLTQVTPIARLTGEFEALVVPAASPFKTAADFVAALKEDPTKVPVAGGSAGGSDHILFGLIAKTAGVPATNLSYVPFAGGGEALSALLGNQVAAGISGFGEFSEQVKAGALRLLAISADKRQEGIDAPTLKEAGIDVELFNWRGVFAPPGVSDTDKAAMITLVETMAKSDAWATECKNRNWTPILLTGDDYAKFLAEDTARIEAILKDLGLA; this is translated from the coding sequence ATGCTGAACAGACGCAAATTTTTGATGAGCACCGCTGCCGCGGGGGCCGCCGGGCTGGTGGCGTCGCGTCTTTCTCCCGCTCTTGCCCAAGGCACGCCGCAGATACAGATTTTCGTGCCGGCGGCGCCCGGTGGCGGCTGGGACCAGACCGCGCGCACGATGGACCAGGTGCTTCGCAGCGAGAAGCTGATCTCCGGCTCGCAGATCACCAATGTCGGCGGCGCCGGCGGCACGGTCGGGCTGCCGCAATTCATCAGTCAATGGAACGGCAAGGGCAATTCGCTGATGGTTGGCGGCATGGTCATGGTCGGCGCCATCATCGCCAACAAGGCTGCCAATAATTTGACGCAGGTCACGCCGATCGCCCGGCTCACCGGCGAGTTCGAAGCGCTGGTGGTGCCGGCGGCCTCGCCGTTCAAGACGGCCGCCGACTTCGTCGCCGCGCTTAAAGAGGATCCGACGAAGGTTCCCGTCGCCGGCGGCTCGGCCGGCGGTTCGGACCATATCCTGTTCGGCCTGATCGCCAAGACGGCGGGCGTGCCGGCGACAAACCTGTCCTACGTGCCGTTCGCGGGCGGCGGCGAGGCGCTGTCAGCGCTGCTCGGCAACCAGGTGGCGGCGGGCATTTCCGGCTTTGGCGAGTTCTCCGAACAGGTCAAGGCCGGGGCGCTCAGGCTGCTCGCCATTTCCGCCGACAAGCGGCAGGAGGGCATCGATGCGCCAACGCTGAAGGAAGCCGGCATCGACGTCGAACTGTTCAACTGGCGCGGCGTCTTCGCACCCCCCGGCGTCTCCGATACCGATAAGGCGGCGATGATCACGCTGGTCGAGACCATGGCCAAGAGCGATGCCTGGGCCACGGAATGCAAGAACCGCAACTGGACGCCCATCCTGCTCACCGGCGACGACTATGCGAAGTTCCTTGCCGAGGATACGGCTCGCATCGAAGCCATCCTCAAGGATCTCGGGCTCGCCTGA
- a CDS encoding tripartite tricarboxylate transporter TctB family protein: MSTSDQQAASSRLAVPELLIGIGLLACAGAVAWQTLAIPVSPLYSKVGPTVFPYLTMFGLVVLSLLLIVAALRGGWQPEEEKETPTDWKAMGFVVIGLVTNLLLIQPLGFTAASVIMFVLVCYGFGSRHTLRDALTGLVLALAAYFGFARALGVNIGAGFIENQLNTVIDAFTSTLRG, encoded by the coding sequence ATGAGCACCAGCGACCAGCAGGCTGCGTCCTCGCGCCTTGCCGTACCCGAACTGCTGATCGGCATCGGGCTTCTGGCCTGTGCCGGGGCGGTCGCCTGGCAGACCTTGGCGATCCCGGTGTCGCCGCTCTACTCCAAGGTCGGCCCGACCGTCTTTCCCTACCTCACCATGTTCGGCCTGGTGGTTCTTTCGCTCTTGCTCATCGTCGCCGCACTGCGCGGCGGCTGGCAGCCGGAAGAGGAAAAGGAGACGCCGACCGACTGGAAGGCGATGGGCTTCGTCGTCATCGGCCTTGTCACCAACCTGCTCCTGATCCAGCCGCTCGGCTTTACCGCGGCATCCGTCATCATGTTCGTTCTGGTCTGCTACGGCTTCGGCAGCCGGCATACGCTGCGCGATGCGCTCACTGGCCTCGTGCTGGCGCTGGCCGCCTATTTCGGCTTCGCCAGGGCGCTCGGCGTCAATATCGGCGCCGGTTTCATCGAGAACCAGCTGAATACGGTGATCGATGCGTTCACCAGCACGCTGAGGGGCTGA